From Nicotiana tabacum cultivar K326 chromosome 22, ASM71507v2, whole genome shotgun sequence, one genomic window encodes:
- the LOC107767387 gene encoding uncharacterized protein LOC107767387 isoform X2, whose product MDVRSVVEAVATAGDDVEIDTPLYVVESLCMRCGENGTTRFLLTLIPHFRKILLSAFDCPHCSERNNEVEFAGEIQPRGCCYSLHIPSGDQKMLDRTVVKSESATIKIPELDFEIPPEAQRGSLSTVEGILVRAADGLEALQDERKKVDPQMAEAIDRFLIKLRACASGDSSFTFILDDPAGNSFIENPLAPSPDPSLKITFYERTPEQQAALGYLADPSQLGGQSDEVSSEGINNVPHHLLKEPHGSVGARAGRQAIAQGNSAEIAEALFRYSAPEEVMMFPSTCGACAARCDCRMFVTNIPYFQEVIVMASSCDACGYRNSELKPGCPISDKGKKITLHVENIKDLSRDVIKSDSAGVEIPELELELASGTLGGMVTTVEGLITKISESLERVHGFTFGDSLDEDRKSKWLDFRARLDKLLSLGQPWTLIIDDALSNSFVAPATDDIKDDKQLTFEEYVRSWEQNEELGLNDMDTTSADAAYGSADAAPSERADN is encoded by the exons GGTACAACAAGGTTTCTCTTAACACTGATTCCACATTTTAGAAAG ATATTATTGTCAGCATTTGACTGCCCACATTGTAGTGAAAG AAATAATGAAGTGGAGTTCGCTGGTGAAATTCAGCCTCGAGGATGTTGCTATAGCTTGCATATTCCATCAGGTGATCAAAAG ATGCTCGACCGAACGGTTGTGAAGTCTGAAAGTGCTACCATCAAG ATCCCTGAACTGGATTTTGAGATCCCCCCCGAGGCTCAGCGTGGATCGTTGTCAACG GTAGAAGGCATACTGGTTCGAGCTGCCGACGGTTTGGAGGCCCTTCAAGATGAACGGAAG AAAGTGGATCCCCAGATGGCTGAAGCAATAGATCGGTTCTTGATAAAACTGAGAGCTTGTGCTTCAGGAGATTCATCCTTTACTTTCATTCTTGATGATCCTGCTGGTAACAGCTTTATTGAGAACCC GTTAGCTCCATCTCCTGATCCCTCATTGAAAATCACATTCTATGAGCGTACTCCTGAACAACAGGCAGCTTTAGGGTATCTTGCCGACCCATCACAGCTTGGAGGACAAAGTGATGAGGTATCAAGTGAGGGTATAAATAATGTTCCTCATCACCTACTAAAGGAACCACATGGATCAGTTGGAGCAAGAGCAGGACGTCAGGCTATTGCTCAGGGTAACAGTGCAGAAATAGCTGAAGCTCTATTTCGATATTCAGCTCCTGAAGAG GTGATGATGTTTCCATCAACTTGTGGAGCATGCGCTGCAAGGTGTGACTGTAGAATGTTTGTTACCA ATATTCCATATTTTCAAGAAGTAATAGTTATGGCATCCTCTTGTGATGCTTGTGGTTATCGCAACTCTGAG CTGAAACCTGGTTGTCCTATATCTGATAAGGGAAAGAAAATTACGCTTCATGTGGAAAACATTAAAGACTTAAGCCGTGATGTGATTAAG TCTGATAGTGCTGGAGTGGAAATTCCTGAGCTTGAGTTAGAGCTTGCTAGTGGCACTTTGGGTGGAATGGTGACGACAGTTGAGGGTCTAATCACAAAAATTAGCGAAA GTCTTGAGAGAGTACATGGATTCACATTTGGAGACAGTCTTGATGAAGACAGGAAGAGCAAGTGGTTGGACTTCCGAGCAAGACTAGACAAG CTTTTGAGCTTGGGACAACCGTGGACATTGATCATCGACGATGCACTTTCAAATTCCTTTGTTGCACCTGCAACCGATGACATCAAGGATGACAAACAGTTAACAT TTGAAGAGTATGTGAGGTCGTGGGAGCAGAACGAGGAGTTGGGTCTTAATGACATGGACACAACCTCGGCTGATGCTGCTTACGGTTCAGCAGATGCTGCACCCAGTGAGAGAGCTGACAATTGA
- the LOC107767387 gene encoding uncharacterized protein LOC107767387 isoform X3, with amino-acid sequence MLVHSICSGVACLGTTRFLLTLIPHFRKILLSAFDCPHCSERNNEVEFAGEIQPRGCCYSLHIPSGDQKMLDRTVVKSESATIKIPELDFEIPPEAQRGSLSTVEGILVRAADGLEALQDERKKVDPQMAEAIDRFLIKLRACASGDSSFTFILDDPAGNSFIENPLAPSPDPSLKITFYERTPEQQAALGYLADPSQLGGQSDEVSSEGINNVPHHLLKEPHGSVGARAGRQAIAQGNSAEIAEALFRYSAPEEVMMFPSTCGACAARCDCRMFVTNIPYFQEVIVMASSCDACGYRNSELKPGCPISDKGKKITLHVENIKDLSRDVIKSDSAGVEIPELELELASGTLGGMVTTVEGLITKISESLERVHGFTFGDSLDEDRKSKWLDFRARLDKLLSLGQPWTLIIDDALSNSFVAPATDDIKDDKQLTFEEYVRSWEQNEELGLNDMDTTSADAAYGSADAAPSERADN; translated from the exons atgttggtgcactccatttgctccggagttgcttgtttg GGTACAACAAGGTTTCTCTTAACACTGATTCCACATTTTAGAAAG ATATTATTGTCAGCATTTGACTGCCCACATTGTAGTGAAAG AAATAATGAAGTGGAGTTCGCTGGTGAAATTCAGCCTCGAGGATGTTGCTATAGCTTGCATATTCCATCAGGTGATCAAAAG ATGCTCGACCGAACGGTTGTGAAGTCTGAAAGTGCTACCATCAAG ATCCCTGAACTGGATTTTGAGATCCCCCCCGAGGCTCAGCGTGGATCGTTGTCAACG GTAGAAGGCATACTGGTTCGAGCTGCCGACGGTTTGGAGGCCCTTCAAGATGAACGGAAG AAAGTGGATCCCCAGATGGCTGAAGCAATAGATCGGTTCTTGATAAAACTGAGAGCTTGTGCTTCAGGAGATTCATCCTTTACTTTCATTCTTGATGATCCTGCTGGTAACAGCTTTATTGAGAACCC GTTAGCTCCATCTCCTGATCCCTCATTGAAAATCACATTCTATGAGCGTACTCCTGAACAACAGGCAGCTTTAGGGTATCTTGCCGACCCATCACAGCTTGGAGGACAAAGTGATGAGGTATCAAGTGAGGGTATAAATAATGTTCCTCATCACCTACTAAAGGAACCACATGGATCAGTTGGAGCAAGAGCAGGACGTCAGGCTATTGCTCAGGGTAACAGTGCAGAAATAGCTGAAGCTCTATTTCGATATTCAGCTCCTGAAGAG GTGATGATGTTTCCATCAACTTGTGGAGCATGCGCTGCAAGGTGTGACTGTAGAATGTTTGTTACCA ATATTCCATATTTTCAAGAAGTAATAGTTATGGCATCCTCTTGTGATGCTTGTGGTTATCGCAACTCTGAG CTGAAACCTGGTTGTCCTATATCTGATAAGGGAAAGAAAATTACGCTTCATGTGGAAAACATTAAAGACTTAAGCCGTGATGTGATTAAG TCTGATAGTGCTGGAGTGGAAATTCCTGAGCTTGAGTTAGAGCTTGCTAGTGGCACTTTGGGTGGAATGGTGACGACAGTTGAGGGTCTAATCACAAAAATTAGCGAAA GTCTTGAGAGAGTACATGGATTCACATTTGGAGACAGTCTTGATGAAGACAGGAAGAGCAAGTGGTTGGACTTCCGAGCAAGACTAGACAAG CTTTTGAGCTTGGGACAACCGTGGACATTGATCATCGACGATGCACTTTCAAATTCCTTTGTTGCACCTGCAACCGATGACATCAAGGATGACAAACAGTTAACAT TTGAAGAGTATGTGAGGTCGTGGGAGCAGAACGAGGAGTTGGGTCTTAATGACATGGACACAACCTCGGCTGATGCTGCTTACGGTTCAGCAGATGCTGCACCCAGTGAGAGAGCTGACAATTGA
- the LOC107767387 gene encoding uncharacterized protein LOC107767387 isoform X1: MAGAKEQTMDVRSVVEAVATAGDDVEIDTPLYVVESLCMRCGENGTTRFLLTLIPHFRKILLSAFDCPHCSERNNEVEFAGEIQPRGCCYSLHIPSGDQKMLDRTVVKSESATIKIPELDFEIPPEAQRGSLSTVEGILVRAADGLEALQDERKKVDPQMAEAIDRFLIKLRACASGDSSFTFILDDPAGNSFIENPLAPSPDPSLKITFYERTPEQQAALGYLADPSQLGGQSDEVSSEGINNVPHHLLKEPHGSVGARAGRQAIAQGNSAEIAEALFRYSAPEEVMMFPSTCGACAARCDCRMFVTNIPYFQEVIVMASSCDACGYRNSELKPGCPISDKGKKITLHVENIKDLSRDVIKSDSAGVEIPELELELASGTLGGMVTTVEGLITKISESLERVHGFTFGDSLDEDRKSKWLDFRARLDKLLSLGQPWTLIIDDALSNSFVAPATDDIKDDKQLTFEEYVRSWEQNEELGLNDMDTTSADAAYGSADAAPSERADN; encoded by the exons GGTACAACAAGGTTTCTCTTAACACTGATTCCACATTTTAGAAAG ATATTATTGTCAGCATTTGACTGCCCACATTGTAGTGAAAG AAATAATGAAGTGGAGTTCGCTGGTGAAATTCAGCCTCGAGGATGTTGCTATAGCTTGCATATTCCATCAGGTGATCAAAAG ATGCTCGACCGAACGGTTGTGAAGTCTGAAAGTGCTACCATCAAG ATCCCTGAACTGGATTTTGAGATCCCCCCCGAGGCTCAGCGTGGATCGTTGTCAACG GTAGAAGGCATACTGGTTCGAGCTGCCGACGGTTTGGAGGCCCTTCAAGATGAACGGAAG AAAGTGGATCCCCAGATGGCTGAAGCAATAGATCGGTTCTTGATAAAACTGAGAGCTTGTGCTTCAGGAGATTCATCCTTTACTTTCATTCTTGATGATCCTGCTGGTAACAGCTTTATTGAGAACCC GTTAGCTCCATCTCCTGATCCCTCATTGAAAATCACATTCTATGAGCGTACTCCTGAACAACAGGCAGCTTTAGGGTATCTTGCCGACCCATCACAGCTTGGAGGACAAAGTGATGAGGTATCAAGTGAGGGTATAAATAATGTTCCTCATCACCTACTAAAGGAACCACATGGATCAGTTGGAGCAAGAGCAGGACGTCAGGCTATTGCTCAGGGTAACAGTGCAGAAATAGCTGAAGCTCTATTTCGATATTCAGCTCCTGAAGAG GTGATGATGTTTCCATCAACTTGTGGAGCATGCGCTGCAAGGTGTGACTGTAGAATGTTTGTTACCA ATATTCCATATTTTCAAGAAGTAATAGTTATGGCATCCTCTTGTGATGCTTGTGGTTATCGCAACTCTGAG CTGAAACCTGGTTGTCCTATATCTGATAAGGGAAAGAAAATTACGCTTCATGTGGAAAACATTAAAGACTTAAGCCGTGATGTGATTAAG TCTGATAGTGCTGGAGTGGAAATTCCTGAGCTTGAGTTAGAGCTTGCTAGTGGCACTTTGGGTGGAATGGTGACGACAGTTGAGGGTCTAATCACAAAAATTAGCGAAA GTCTTGAGAGAGTACATGGATTCACATTTGGAGACAGTCTTGATGAAGACAGGAAGAGCAAGTGGTTGGACTTCCGAGCAAGACTAGACAAG CTTTTGAGCTTGGGACAACCGTGGACATTGATCATCGACGATGCACTTTCAAATTCCTTTGTTGCACCTGCAACCGATGACATCAAGGATGACAAACAGTTAACAT TTGAAGAGTATGTGAGGTCGTGGGAGCAGAACGAGGAGTTGGGTCTTAATGACATGGACACAACCTCGGCTGATGCTGCTTACGGTTCAGCAGATGCTGCACCCAGTGAGAGAGCTGACAATTGA
- the LOC107767387 gene encoding uncharacterized protein LOC107767387 isoform X4 yields the protein MLDRTVVKSESATIKIPELDFEIPPEAQRGSLSTVEGILVRAADGLEALQDERKKVDPQMAEAIDRFLIKLRACASGDSSFTFILDDPAGNSFIENPLAPSPDPSLKITFYERTPEQQAALGYLADPSQLGGQSDEVSSEGINNVPHHLLKEPHGSVGARAGRQAIAQGNSAEIAEALFRYSAPEEVMMFPSTCGACAARCDCRMFVTNIPYFQEVIVMASSCDACGYRNSELKPGCPISDKGKKITLHVENIKDLSRDVIKSDSAGVEIPELELELASGTLGGMVTTVEGLITKISESLERVHGFTFGDSLDEDRKSKWLDFRARLDKLLSLGQPWTLIIDDALSNSFVAPATDDIKDDKQLTFEEYVRSWEQNEELGLNDMDTTSADAAYGSADAAPSERADN from the exons ATGCTCGACCGAACGGTTGTGAAGTCTGAAAGTGCTACCATCAAG ATCCCTGAACTGGATTTTGAGATCCCCCCCGAGGCTCAGCGTGGATCGTTGTCAACG GTAGAAGGCATACTGGTTCGAGCTGCCGACGGTTTGGAGGCCCTTCAAGATGAACGGAAG AAAGTGGATCCCCAGATGGCTGAAGCAATAGATCGGTTCTTGATAAAACTGAGAGCTTGTGCTTCAGGAGATTCATCCTTTACTTTCATTCTTGATGATCCTGCTGGTAACAGCTTTATTGAGAACCC GTTAGCTCCATCTCCTGATCCCTCATTGAAAATCACATTCTATGAGCGTACTCCTGAACAACAGGCAGCTTTAGGGTATCTTGCCGACCCATCACAGCTTGGAGGACAAAGTGATGAGGTATCAAGTGAGGGTATAAATAATGTTCCTCATCACCTACTAAAGGAACCACATGGATCAGTTGGAGCAAGAGCAGGACGTCAGGCTATTGCTCAGGGTAACAGTGCAGAAATAGCTGAAGCTCTATTTCGATATTCAGCTCCTGAAGAG GTGATGATGTTTCCATCAACTTGTGGAGCATGCGCTGCAAGGTGTGACTGTAGAATGTTTGTTACCA ATATTCCATATTTTCAAGAAGTAATAGTTATGGCATCCTCTTGTGATGCTTGTGGTTATCGCAACTCTGAG CTGAAACCTGGTTGTCCTATATCTGATAAGGGAAAGAAAATTACGCTTCATGTGGAAAACATTAAAGACTTAAGCCGTGATGTGATTAAG TCTGATAGTGCTGGAGTGGAAATTCCTGAGCTTGAGTTAGAGCTTGCTAGTGGCACTTTGGGTGGAATGGTGACGACAGTTGAGGGTCTAATCACAAAAATTAGCGAAA GTCTTGAGAGAGTACATGGATTCACATTTGGAGACAGTCTTGATGAAGACAGGAAGAGCAAGTGGTTGGACTTCCGAGCAAGACTAGACAAG CTTTTGAGCTTGGGACAACCGTGGACATTGATCATCGACGATGCACTTTCAAATTCCTTTGTTGCACCTGCAACCGATGACATCAAGGATGACAAACAGTTAACAT TTGAAGAGTATGTGAGGTCGTGGGAGCAGAACGAGGAGTTGGGTCTTAATGACATGGACACAACCTCGGCTGATGCTGCTTACGGTTCAGCAGATGCTGCACCCAGTGAGAGAGCTGACAATTGA